From Mercenaria mercenaria strain notata chromosome 17, MADL_Memer_1, whole genome shotgun sequence, the proteins below share one genomic window:
- the LOC123535821 gene encoding uncharacterized protein LOC123535821, with protein sequence MGRRKRTKSQASPNFLFEQPGKRLTMSNQSPVATSPNGNFIAQVPGYQGQFLPPHTQFMTPPQYQQQCTQSSMPTMPINQAIMEKLEAMDKRLNKLDIIESQISNLTQKMTVIDQRVSSLESKVHEQNSKLTEFEVSRNFDSQSNDEIRKKQCDIDKQVKSGLESNKKVMSECESLKQETHRLSEEVIDLQSRSMRDNLLFFNFDEDISAEARKNEDCCSKIYTFCKNDLGMADAQTRIQIDRAHRIGKFTPGKKRPIVAKFNHTPDKIEVKQKVLERKDAISIRCSDQYPKVIQDRRKKLIPELIKARDENKEAVLRYDKLYINGSLFRETPLGDI encoded by the coding sequence ATGGGTAGAAGGAAGCGAACGAAATCTCAGGCTTCACCAAATTTTCTGTTTGAACAACCTGGAAAAAGATTAACTATGTCAAACCAGAGTCCGGTGGCTACATCCCCTAATGGTAACTTTATAGCACAAGTACCTGGATACCAAGGTCAATTTTTACCTCCACATACCCAGTTTATGACCCCACCTCAATATCAACAACAGTGTACACAATCTTCAATGCCTACAATGCCCATCAATCAAGCAATCATGGAAAAGCTCGAGGCAATGGACAAAAGATTAAATAAATTGGATATTATTGAAAGCCAGATTAGCAACTTGACCCAGAAAATGACCGTTATAGATCAGCGTGTTTCATCGCTTGAGAGCAAAGTACATGAACAAAACAGTAAATTAACTGAATTTGAAGTAAGTAGAAATTTTGATTCGCAATCAAATGATGAGATCAGGAAAAAACAATGTGACATTGACAAACAAGTGAAATCTGGTCTAGAATCAAATAAAAAGGTGATGTCTGAGTGTGAATCATTAAAGCAGGAAACCCATAGATTATCAGAGGAAGTCATCGATTTGCAGTCAAGGTCCATGCGTGATAATTTACTTTTCTTTAACTTTGATGAAGACATAAGCGCAGAGGCCCGTAAAAATGAAGACTGCTGCAGTAAAATTTACACATTCTGTAAAAATGATTTAGGTATGGCTGACGCGCAAACTAGGATTCAAATAGATAGGGCGCATCGTATTGGAAAATTTACACCGGGCAAAAAGAGACCCATTGTAGCTAAATTTAACCATACTCCGGACAAAATTGAAGTTAAACAGAAAGTGTTGGAAAGAAAGGATGCCATATCTATAAGGTGTAGTGATCAATACCCTAAAGTGATTCAGGATCGTAGGAAAAAACTTATACCAGAACTGATTAAGGCCAGGGATGAAAACAAGGAAGCAGTTCTTCGTTATGACAAACTGTACATTAATGGTAGTTTGTTCCGGGAAACACCACTTGGCGACATCTAG